From the genome of Triticum aestivum cultivar Chinese Spring chromosome 3B, IWGSC CS RefSeq v2.1, whole genome shotgun sequence, one region includes:
- the LOC123064447 gene encoding transcription repressor MYB4-like, whose translation MREPRPRRSPCKQPTTEKHGQPWRRRTNSSTRDAKLLSSDSAVPSPQPAKATGGLLAGATTSFSEDEEDLLIKLHALLGNRWPIIAGRLPGRTGEEVEAHWGSPAMRRRTGGADPDGHRALLQALLASSHDQHGEHLQRTVPNQVRDERPGRPTDDSAVSDAGSSRACALSDADSRCLSELNLELTLPTPCSAST comes from the exons ATGAGGGAGCCACGGCCACGACGAAGTCCGTGCAAGCAGCCGACGACGGAGAAACACGGCCAGCCATGGCGCCGCCGGACGAACAGCAGCACGCGAGATGCCAAGCTTCTCTCTAGCGATAGTGCCGTGCCGTCGCCGCAGCCGGCCAAGGCTACAGGGGGACTACTTGCTGGGGCAACGACGAGCTTCTCCGAGGACGAGGAGGACCTCCTCATCAAGTTGCACGCTTTGCTCGGAAACCG CTGGCCCATCATCGCCGGGAGGCTGCCTGGGAGGACGGGCGAGGAGGTGGAGGCCCACTGGGGTTCGCCGGCGATGAGGAGGCGCACGGGCGGCGCCGATCCCGACGGCCATCGTGCACTACTGCAGGCTTTGCTAGCCTCCTCACATGATCAGCACGGCGAGCATCTGCAAAGGACCGTGCCAAACCAAGTACGCGACGAGCGCCCCGGCCGTCCTACCGACGACAGTGCAGTGTCGGACGCCGGAAGCAGCAGAGCCTGCGCATTATCGGACGCCGACAGCAGGTGCCTCTCTGAACTGAACCTGGAGCTCACCCTCCCTACGCCGTGCAGTGCGTCTACTTGA